In Malania oleifera isolate guangnan ecotype guangnan chromosome 8, ASM2987363v1, whole genome shotgun sequence, a single window of DNA contains:
- the LOC131161598 gene encoding transcription factor bHLH94-like produces MALEAVVFPQYPFGYAYRDFYTLGAGGGCSYDLDLQDENKSFAGILDHGSNWDALSSPSVIQHVKELDHTSSPEACTAGADQFPVGCVSPDQIETPAAAAPSRRKRRRTKSSKNKEEVENQRMTHIAVERNRRKQMNEYLAVLRSLMPPSYVQRGDQASIIGGAINFVKELEQFLQSAEAQKRTNQQPNNGLPSSPFSDFFSFPQYSAQASHCGNPPPAAVGAAVGGSPTGGDNRWGAADIEVTMVESHANIKIRSKRRPKQLLKMVAGFHTLRLSVLHLNVTTLDQMVLYSISVRAEEGCQLTTVDDIAAAANQMLRRIDEEASLS; encoded by the exons atggccTTAGAAGCTGTGGTTTTCCCGCAGTACCCGTTTGGTTATGCTTACAGGGATTTCTACACTCTGGGCGCGGGGGGAGGTTGCAGCTACGACTTGGATTTGCAGGATGAGAACAAATCTTTTGCTGGGATTCTTGACCACGGCAGCAACTGGGATGCTTTGTCTTCCCCTTCCGTGATCCAACACGTCAAGGAATTGGATCATACTTCTTCCCCGGAGGCATGCACGGCCGGAGCCGATCAGTTTCCGGTTGGCTGCGTGTCCCCAGATCAGATAGAAACTCCGGCGGCGGCCGCCCCCAGTCGGCGGAAGAGACGGCGCACCAAGAGCAGCAAGAACAAGGAGGAAGTGGAAAACCAGAGGATGACCCACATTGCGGTGGAGCGCAACCGCCGGAAGCAGATGAACGAGTATCTGGCGGTGCTCCGCTCTCTGATGCCACCATCTTACGTTCAAAGG GGAGATCAAGCATCAATCATTGGAGGCGCAATTAACTTTGTGAAGGAGCTGGAGCAGTTCCTGCAGTCCGCGGAGGCTCAGAAGAGGACCAACCAACAACCCAACAATGGCCTCCCTTCCTCCCCTTTTTCCGACTTCTTCTCCTTCCCGCAGTATTCCGCACAGGCATCCCACTGCGGCAACCCGCCGCCGGCAGCGGTGGGGGCCGCCGTGGGTGGCAGCCCAACAGGCGGGGACAACCGGTGGGGTGCGGCGGACATAGAAGTGACGATGGTGGAGAGCCACGCCAACATCAAGATACGGTCAAAGAGAAGGCCGAAACAGCTGCTGAAGATGGTGGCTGGGTTCCACACCCTCCGCCTCTCCGTTCTCCACCTCAATGTCACCACCCTCGACCAAATGGTCCTCTACTCCATCAGCGTTAGG GCTGAGGAGGGATGCCAGCTGACCACAGTGGATGACATTGCTGCTGCTGCTAATCAGATGCTGAGGAGAATTGATGAGGAAGCTTCGTTGAGCTGA